The Myxocyprinus asiaticus isolate MX2 ecotype Aquarium Trade chromosome 19, UBuf_Myxa_2, whole genome shotgun sequence nucleotide sequence TCAGATCAAAGGTTTGTGGAGAAGAAGTGTCCTGCCTTACTTCAGGAAATGATCAATGTTGGCTGTCAACTCACCATGATGGCAACCAGTAGAGGAGGTAAGTCAAAAAGACACCAATAAAACTCTTGAGCTAAGGCACACGTTGtcattaataaatgatttatggttaaaatatgatttttgctggTGTTTGGTTTTATAGGCCTTCGAGCTCCCAGGCTGACTTCCATAGAGAACTGCATGAAGCTGTCTCAGATGGTGGTTCAGGGACTGCAGGAGGCCAAGTCTCCTCTACTGCAGCTGCCCCATTTTGAAGAGGAGCACCTCAGATACTGCATCTCTAAGAAGGTACAACAACAAATAGGGAAAGTGGGATGAGATAATTCGCTTTTCAAAAGTTGTCATCTAGGCAAGGAGAATTAATATTAAACAAATACACCTAATTATATTTCAGGATGCCTGCTTGCATTCAGATGAAAGAGCCTTTAacttaaagcccaaagtatacttcggttggcTAGCTTTTCAAATTTACTTCATTTGACTGaggcatacacaggcggttgttGCACGCATACTTCGACTGCTATGAGAGACTGAACTATTTCTCTTCATTCAGTTTTTGACccataaatatgtttttatagtccttcagactcgagttatacaaaagcatgtatctcctgacctcctcgcACACGTTCTTGACCtccacatccactgttgttgttttcacattcgtctcctgttgtttagcggcAATTACATCTTTtagcgcttcttcgtgacagcaacggaAGAATGAATGAATtcgttgccaccttgtggacccactaattagtgcaaataaatccAGGCGCATGGGCATTCTACGCGCATTCAGAGTACGCACGGTTAGTAAAATCGGGCTGCACATGTTCAGTGCCTAGCGTTCGTGACTGacctaagtatactttggtctGAAGGCCCTAAAATTAGTACTCCAGTGACACAATTTGCCCCATGTTAGGGTTAGGATGTCTCATCGGGAAATAAGTGTACAAATGGcttttacaaattaaaatatcaACATATATTAGTTGTTTGTACTAAAAGCAATTTAACAATAGAATGTCCCATTGCGGTGTTGCTTTGCTGCACATTATTCACATTTTCATAAACCAGCCAAGAGAAGGTTTACTATTCAGACAATTTTCAAcgtttttttaatagtttttcctagggatgcaccgatgtatcgacCAGttattgatcaaattaaaaccatcggtaATCAGGATGACAACGTCAATATGGAAAAACCGatggttgatttataattaattagtaacaaaCTTTGTAAAATTCACAGAGTTTCAAattcacaatccagaaataataatagccacaatatgtagaagggttgtgtaacgggtaaggatgggcaaggaggtggcgggaaccggctgagcagtcaacgaaacatttaatgacataaatcaacttaaacacacagacacacacacagcggccgcatgtctctctctctctctctctctctctctctctctctctctctcgaactggcgcctccggctcgtctttatccccctcccgactGATTAGAACAATTCCATGCCCACCACCTCGTCAcaggttggcactcctaagaatatGCAGTATTTATCTCTCTCGCATAAATGCGGAAAAAAACGCCATAAGttgacgtgacagttgtgaaagtggcacttacctataggctataTAATGAGGGagaccatccaaaatgctttgaaaccagcagactttgacttcagagacatcagtgtgatatccattaatgctgcatgattgattgaattaagactgaaattgcaatatggccttATGTGATTagtaaaccttaaaaggctgcgttttaaactgcaaaaacagaagtgcaaaaatgttttggaACTACAAAATGACCTTTTTTCATATCGATCGTCATCATGTAATCAGTCACTTTTTGTATCTTTTgtctttttatcttgtatttatctttcactgtggctccctttaaaatgttggcctgtcatgtgttcaacagatccagtgTTCTGTGGAATtaattattgttagaacagtaaaaaaggttttgtacctctttgtaaattttttgagcattcctaagtaaaacagtgatctgatgacaatattaggtaagttgcaaaatatcggtatcattATCAGTCTGTAGATTTTGTTAAAATCATAATCGGCCAAAAAGTTCCatctgtgcatccctagtttttcCAGCATTTGGATGCATAGCAGTCATACTACTTATACCACAGTTAAATAGTTGTTACTATGCAATGTCTATGTTTTTCAAAATCTGAATTTGGTTCCTCTGTGTTCTTCTCTCTCTCAGTATAAGGTGCGGACACTGCAGGATCTGGTCAGTCTGAAGGAATCTGACAGGAGAAACATGCTGAGATTCCTTGGGGAGGAGAAGTATGATGAGGTCATGGCAGTCTTAGGGAGCTTCCCTTACATCAACATGGAAACCAAACTTCAAGGTGGGTTTCTTCACTCTCAAGAATTCAGTAATTACTATTACTTGTGATTTAAAGATTTgaactttttgtgtgtgtttttcctcACTCCATAGTGCTGGATGATGAAGATAGCAATAACATCACTGCTGGATCCATCGTCACCGTTACGGTTACCTTGACAAGGAAGAGAATGTCTGTAAGTAGCACATTTAGTAGCACAAGTAGCACATTTACTAGAATGTCTCATTGGCTCAAAACACCCACCCAGTATGTTACTCATACTATAGCAGTTGATGTGTTGCATGTATGATATGAGATGATTGTCATGAATTGGTACGTGTTGCAGTTGCAGCAGGCATCCACAAGAGGTCAATGTTAAACTTGTTTGGATTATCAGTTAAGGATCAATTATAGCTAAATGGCTTTTTGATTTCTGTGACCAAGTTGTAGTGTTTCAGAACAATCTGTATTTGAATTCTTTACACAGAATAACAGTATACTAAATTTCTATTTGTTTAGGAGATGTTTGAGAAAGAGGAACCACCGCAGCCAACAGAGGAAACTAATACAGAGGAGGTGGTGATTTGTCTGCTTTTAATTAGCTACACATTTTAAATCAcgatttaatgattttaaaatgcattagtaCTTTATCTTGCTACATGGTCGTTGTGATGTCCAAAGGTTACTTTGAATAGGTAAATTGATTATATTGAATAGttgaatgatttatttattttttatttttttcatatgcaGCAAggtgatgccaaaaacaaaacaaaagtctgGCAAAACAAGAATAAAGGAGCAAAAAAAGCCAGCAAGTCCAAAAAGAAGAAACTGACTAAAAAGAAACCAGTCACCCAACAGCAAACAAAGGGAGACAAGGCTAAACAGGCCAATGGAAATGTGGCTGGAAATGTATGGAGCCAATTTGAACTCTGGATATGTTTGACTGGGTGTCTTTTTGCATTTGATTTCATTTAAATGCTGGTATTTCCTCCACAGGAAGTCGCTGCTCTTTCAAAAGAGGAAGAGGACGAGCTCTCTGATAAAGGCAGCGAATCAGATGAAGCAGAGGGAAACAAGGACTCGCCCAGTGAGAGAGACGACGAGAGTGACAAGCAAAGTGACACGGAGGTGGACGAGATTGCTGGAGATGATGAGGAGGTGTGTTTGTGTTGCAGACTCGGTTACTTTATAAAAATGGTTCTTGTTTTATTAGCTGTATATTATATAACATTATCAGTTCAATTAATTGCTGTCACCCTAATTGTTAGTATATAAATAATAGTTACATATTTAAATAGCTATAATGTAGTTTGCTTTTTGTAAGCAGCTTGAAGTATagctcactttttttttcttttttttttttaaagagggtaGCTTGACAATAGTTTAGCTACTTTAAATATTGAGTTGTCTGTAGCTTGGGAAGTTATAGTTTCAAAGTAAACTCCATAGGACTGGACTGCAAATGGCATTGAGTGCAGTACAGTTTTCTATAACCGGCATGTCTTTCCTGTAGGAATGGGAGGCCTTGCAACAAAGTATTCAGCGCCGTGAGAGGGCACTTTTGGAGACCAAGTCAAAGGTCACGCACCCTGTGTACAGCCTGTACTTCCCTGAAGAGAAGCAGGAGTGGTGGTGGCTCTATATCGCAGATAGGAAGGAACAGACACTGGTGTCTATGCCTAATCATGTGTGCACACTCAGAGACACAGAAGAGGTGAGGTTACAACCACTTGTTTACTGTCTATCACACTTTATTTATTATGGAGAGGAAGACCTTGCCTTGCTccttaaaaaaatctgttaattgGTTTCCAGTTGTGGCAGTGGGTTGTGTCATGCTGGGATTGGGTAATGTTTTTGTCTAAGTGCACAGTCCCATTTGGAACAATGCAAGATTTTCAGTTTATTCATtaggtgttttttttcttttttttttttcttctttcaattCTTGCAATAGGAAAACCAAGGCATTCAGAATGTAAATACATTATGCCAAAAGCAAATTACTTGAATTAATTGCAATTTGGTGTGCTTTCATTTTAATgtagtaaaatataataaaagaatgagtgagtgtttttctgtgtgtgtgtgtgtgtgtgtgtgtgtgtgtgtatgagagagagagacagagagatgtgtttgtgtgactgGCTGAATGGTGCTAGTCTCCTGCACAGCAGTTTTTCCCATAGCCTGTTGCCAGGCAACCTCCATACTGCAGTCTCTGTCTATTTAAGGCACTAGTTACAAGGCAGCCAGACGCCCATCATAATTCTGTCTGACATAACAGGTGCCTCTTCTCTGTGAGGAACATGAGAATGTAAGGATGTAAACAAAAGGGTCATAGATCTCCTTCACATCTCAGCATTACTCCTTGTTCGCTGTTGTATTAGATTTTGATGAGTTTGCAGACGTGTAAAGTGAACAATGATTACGTTAACTTCTCATTTGTCCCAGGTTGAACTGAAATTCCCCGCTCCATCCAAAACCGGAAACTATCAGTATTCTGTGATTCTCAGATCAGATTCATACATGGGATTAGATCAGGTCAAGCCATTGAAggtcagtttttttctttttttttttttcttctaatatcACTTTGGAAAATGCTCTTTCCTATTTTATAAAATTGTCCTATGTGGCCTAATTTTCAAAAGCTATGTtttatctgtccatctatctgtccgtctgtccatctgtctgtctgtctgtctatctatcgcaCGCTCGCTCTCTAGCTGTCTTATCGCGCGCTCTGTCTATTGCTCTCTTGCTATCTGTCTTATCGCGCGCTCGCTCTCTAGCTGTCTTATCGCGCGCGCTCTCTGTCTATTGCTCTCTCTCTTATCGCGTGCTCGCTCGCTCTGtctattgctctctctctcacgcgctctctctatctgtctattgCGCTCTCTCTATGTATATTGCTCTCTCTCgcactctctctatctgtctgttgtgctctctctctctctctctctctccatctatctCTCTGTATCTATCTATTATGTTTCAGTTTCTTACATATATGAAGATTATGGTAGAAATGTGTTTAGGTattttctaaaatctttgtgaCCTTGGTTTTGTT carries:
- the sec63 gene encoding translocation protein SEC63 homolog, whose protein sequence is MAGQQFQYDNSGNTFFYFLTSFVGLIVIPATYYLWPRDQNAEQLRLKSLRRVHGRCLWYRLRLMKSQQSIVPTLKKAALLFGWAVFLLLAYKVSKLDREYQEYNPYEVLNLDAGASVAEIKKQYRVLSLKHHPDKGGDEAMFMKLAKAYSALTNEESRKNWETYGNPDGPRVTSFGIALPAWIVDQKNSMLVLLVYGLAFMVILPVVVGTWWYRSIRYSGDQILINTTQLFMHFMYKTPTMNMKRLVMVLTAAFEFDPRSNKEAIIRPTDNIEVPQLIRELGNINVKKKEPPFCYPYSLKARVLLLAHLARMEVSENVDEDQRFVEKKCPALLQEMINVGCQLTMMATSRGGLRAPRLTSIENCMKLSQMVVQGLQEAKSPLLQLPHFEEEHLRYCISKKYKVRTLQDLVSLKESDRRNMLRFLGEEKYDEVMAVLGSFPYINMETKLQVLDDEDSNNITAGSIVTVTVTLTRKRMSEMFEKEEPPQPTEETNTEEQGDAKNKTKVWQNKNKGAKKASKSKKKKLTKKKPVTQQQTKGDKAKQANGNVAGNEVAALSKEEEDELSDKGSESDEAEGNKDSPSERDDESDKQSDTEVDEIAGDDEEEWEALQQSIQRRERALLETKSKVTHPVYSLYFPEEKQEWWWLYIADRKEQTLVSMPNHVCTLRDTEEVELKFPAPSKTGNYQYSVILRSDSYMGLDQVKPLKLEVHEAKAMLDNHPQWDIPETEEDEDDQEDSDGIEESEEDDEDND